CGGCCTCAACATCCCCTCCTTCGTCAGCCGCGCCTGGACGCCTCGCCCCTCCTCCACCGCTCCCCGCACCGCCACAACCCGCCGCCTTAAGTATCGCGACGGCGTGCTGAGCATTCGCTGCGCCGCGCTTAAAGCAAACGCCGCGCCCGCCGCTGTTGCCGCCGCCAAGTCCAACGACTCGGCGTTCACAAAATACCCCGTCAGCGTCGGGAAAGCCCCCCAGGCCAGGCTGAACCAGAAAATATTATGAAACTTCCCACCAGCTAATTCTAGGTTATACGACACCACAAAGAATCCGCCAGTGGCTATGAACGCCAATAGCCAGGGAGTCGTCACCATTACTCCATACACCCCCAAAGCCGCCGCCCCCGCCAGTGACGCCATGGCAAGGAACACCAGGACCGGGGCCGGTATCCCGCTCTTCAGCGGCCGTCCCTTAAGCTCGTCCAGAGCGTGGGCGGATATCCCCACCGCCAGGAAGAACCCCAGGCAGGCGAGGCCTAGCCGGCTCCAGTGCGCCTCAGGCGCCAGCGACCATCCAATCGCGACATAGCTTACGTTCCACAATGTGTAGGGGAGATGCAGCAGGTTCAAATAGCTGCGCCACGAGCCGGGCCTTAAAGCGTAAAAGGACCCCTGGTCCTTTATATCAGGCCCCATCAGCCTTCCTGCCCTTGATAATCACGGCGCCCCCAAACGACAATCGTGTTACCTTCACATCCCTTATCCCTGCCTCTTCCCACAACCTCTTCTGCTGTTCCATCGGATACTCGCGATACAGCCCGCTAATGCTCCCGCCCAAAAACGCCCCTGCCGGCATCACTACCCTCGTGTATAACATCCACAACTGCTTTGCCCCAAGACCCTGCGGCACGCCAAACTCCAGCGACGCCATCATACCCCCTGGCCTCACCAGCCGCGCCAGTCCCT
The SAR202 cluster bacterium genome window above contains:
- a CDS encoding methyltransferase domain-containing protein — encoded protein: AFEIAKGQVTLALADAQKPPFAEESFEVVVFTYLLRYVEDVPSTIKGLARLVRPGGMMASLEFGVPQGLGAKQLWMLYTRVVMPAGAFLGGSISGLYREYPMEQQKRLWEEAGIRDVKVTRLSFGGAVIIKGRKADGA